AGAGAAGCGTATTCTGGAGCTGTCTGCGTCTGAGGAATCTCATGTAACCGATTTTCAAAGAACCTCAGAAGAAAGGGAACAAGCATTGCTGTCTGAGCTTGAGGGTATCCAGAAGCAGCAATCAGTTGACTCAGCTGCACTAGCATCAGCTGTGGATGAGATTCAGAGGCTTAAAACTGAGCTGGAAATGGTTGCACAATCTGAGGCTGCGCAAACAAAGCACGCAGAATCGGCAAATATGGAGCTCCAAAGCTTGAAAGGGAATCTGGCCGAGACTCTGTCACTGGTAGAGAACATGAAAACCCAGCTTGAAGATTGCAAGGAATCAGAAGCACAGGCCCAAGCACTCGTTAATGAAACCCTGTCGCAGCTGGGTACCGCCAAAGCAACTGTAGAAGCACTCAGGTTGGACGGGATGAAAGCCACGGAAGCTTACAATTCAATTACTTCTGAGCTGGATCAGTCAAAGGAACGCGTGAACTTGCTGGAAGGGTTAGTTAACAAACTTGAAACAGACCTCGCACATGCTGGTGGGAGCAAGATTCCGAATCCTTCAGATGATAAGGATCTAGAGCTGGAAACTGGACAGCATCAGCAGACCAAAGAAGCCAACCAGTTGGAAGAAGAGCTTTCTACTCTTAGATATGAGATTGGACATCTGAGGTCTGCACTTGAAGCTGCTGAAAGCAAACACCGTGAAGACCATGCTGAGAGCACTGTGCAAATAAAGAGTGCTTATGAACTGATGGAGCAGATGAAATCCGCATCAGGTGCCAGAGAAGCCGCATTGGAGGCAGAGTTGAACAAAGCAAGAGCTCATATTGAAGATTTGAAGGCTCACCTGATGGATAAAGAAACCGAACTGCAAGGCGTTCTAGAAGAGAATGAGGAGCTAAGTTCAAAGCTCGAGAACACCCTGTCCCTCCAGAAAGAATCTGCACTGGAAAGGGAGCTGAAGAAACTTCAGGAAGAGTTATCTGAAGTGAAAGCAAATCTGATGGATAAGGAGACGGAACTGCAGAATATATCAGAGGAGAACGAAACGATGAAGCTGGAGCtcaagaagagggaaaatgACAAGGCTAAGATGAGCGATGTGGTGGTTGCCCAAGTAGAAGCAGCGAGAGCTGCAGAAAGAGAGGCTCTCTCGAAGCTCAGCTTCATGGTGGAGGAGGCAGAAAAGAGCAACCGGAGAGCAGCAAGAGTGACGGAGCAGCTCGAGGCAGCACAGGCGACAAGTACCGAAATGGAGGGTGAGTTAAGAAGGTTAAAGGTGCAGTCTGATCAGTGGAGGAAAGCTGCAGAGGCAGCTGCGGCGATGCTTTCGACTGGGAATAACGGGAAGTTTATGGATAGGACTGGTTCTCTGGACAGCAGTTACAATCCTATATCGGGCAGGATAAGCTCACCTTATGCCGAAGACATGGATGACGATATGCTGAAAAAGAAGAATGGGAACATGCTGAAGAAGATTGGAGTACTCtggaaaaaaccacaaaaataGGAGAGAGTGAGTCAGGTGATGCTTGCTTGCTAGTTTTTGCTGCAGTAAACACCTGTGTGCATGTGCATATTTACTTGCTgaacattttttccttttcccagcAAGTCAAAGAGAGGCGATTGTTTTGGCTTCAGAGTCATCGCTCGGATCTTCTCCGAAGTTCGTAGCACATATGCAATAGCAGAAGTACTGCAGGTTACTTAGCACACGGCCCCCTGTTGAGTACATATGTCTTGGAGGTGGCCAGAGATGCAAAGTTGCAGACAATTATGACTTTATTTACTTAGGTTAGAAGGGTATCGGTTAGGGAGAGGAACTTTATCGTTCTACTTAACTAGTTTCTCTGCATAAACTATGGATTTGAGATGTTCGATTATTCCGGTTCCATCGGTGACCTGGGTGTTTGGATTTCTTTTGGCTACTTGAACCCCTTTCCTCCCATGCTGTGGGAGTGCTGTCTCTATATGCTGTTTCTCTCTGCCTATACCATGTTTGTCCTAGAATTAGAAGAAGCTGCAAGTGCAGGCTCTTCTTGTTGTCTGCCTTTCGAGGAAAACTGAGATACCCTATGATTTTTCTTCACTATGTGAAATggcttctgatttttctctagTTGTTTTACGCGATTTATGACTTTGAAGCTCGTCATTTTCCAGGGATATCgactaaagaaagaaatcaatgcCTATACGATCATCTGATGAAGTATCTGAAAACGCCATACTTGGGTGCTGACTAGCATAACTCTGTACTGTATATAGTTAAAGAAATCAGTTTTAGTGCAATTAAATTCACGTTCATCCTTGTATCGTTCATTGTGAGATGCTGTCACtgttcttttttgttgattttttttccctcatcaaTAAGAGCGAAAGGAAGGACTCT
The genomic region above belongs to Rhodamnia argentea isolate NSW1041297 chromosome 6, ASM2092103v1, whole genome shotgun sequence and contains:
- the LOC115752212 gene encoding interactor of constitutive active ROPs 3, with the translated sequence MQTPKARTSLEVPQRVSPCAVRQLKTTPSDADSASSSNQATRTPKEKSPKVVERRSPRSPLSEKKRPSRISELESRVSQLQEELKKTKDQLNFHESCKNKALQDAEESKKQLCDISSKLDDAEKRILELSASEESHVTDFQRTSEEREQALLSELEGIQKQQSVDSAALASAVDEIQRLKTELEMVAQSEAAQTKHAESANMELQSLKGNLAETLSLVENMKTQLEDCKESEAQAQALVNETLSQLGTAKATVEALRLDGMKATEAYNSITSELDQSKERVNLLEGLVNKLETDLAHAGGSKIPNPSDDKDLELETGQHQQTKEANQLEEELSTLRYEIGHLRSALEAAESKHREDHAESTVQIKSAYELMEQMKSASGAREAALEAELNKARAHIEDLKAHLMDKETELQGVLEENEELSSKLENTLSLQKESALERELKKLQEELSEVKANLMDKETELQNISEENETMKLELKKRENDKAKMSDVVVAQVEAARAAEREALSKLSFMVEEAEKSNRRAARVTEQLEAAQATSTEMEGELRRLKVQSDQWRKAAEAAAAMLSTGNNGKFMDRTGSLDSSYNPISGRISSPYAEDMDDDMLKKKNGNMLKKIGVLWKKPQK